One genomic segment of Helianthus annuus cultivar XRQ/B chromosome 14, HanXRQr2.0-SUNRISE, whole genome shotgun sequence includes these proteins:
- the LOC110905000 gene encoding E3 ubiquitin-protein ligase RNFT1 has protein sequence MHRLMETTGVSVDPANSDNHVNNNNNQNSSNVSSPRTTSYTPFPVIRFLQAPVTTLIEYSGVLRPRSNNDDQESESLISNNRIRGDRSSSDNSSDGDNVNDEVSIRISSGGGQEEERSEPVSVNGGDGGGGGDREVADSGDVSGGNGGGSNNNVDSAYQQRYDLQQVSRWIEQILPFSLLLLAVFIRQHLQGIFVTIYIATFMYKSNDILRKQTALKGERKLSVLAGYCVLFMLQVIGVYWWYQNDDICNPLFMIPPKAIPPFWNAVFTIIVNDTMVRQAAMAFKLVLLMYYKNGRGHSFRRQGQILTLVEYTLLLYRAFLPAPVWYRFFLNKEYGSLFSSLTTGLYLTLKLTSAVEKIGSFYAALKALSKKEVNYGSHATAEQVSEAGDVCAICQEKMQAPILLRCKHIFCEDCVSEWFERERTCPLCRALVRPADIRSFGDGSTSLFFQLF, from the exons ATGCATCGATTGATGGAAACAACAGGTGTTAGCGTTGATCCGGCGAATTCCGATAATCatgtgaataataataataatcaaaattcatCGAACGTTTCATCTCCGAGAACGACGTCGTATACACCGTTTCCGGTAATCAGGTTTCTACAAGCACCTGTAACTACTTTAATTGAATATTCAGGTGTTTTAAGACCTAGGTCAAACAACGATGATCAGGAATCAGAGAGTTTGATTTCTAATAATCGGATTCGTGGCGATCGTAGCTCTAGTGATAACAGTAGTGATGGTGATAATGTTAACGACGAGGTTTCGATTCGGATATCGAGTGGTGGAGGTCAAGAAGAGGAGCGGAGTGAACCGGTTTCGGTGAACGGTGgagatggtggaggaggaggagatagggaagttgctgattctggtgaTGTAAGTGGTGGCAATGGTGGTGGTAGTAATAATAATGTTGATTCGGCTTATCAACAACGGTATGATTTGCAGCAAGTTTCGCGGTGGATTGAACAAATTCTTCCGTTTTCGTTGCTGTTGTTGGCCGTTTTCATTCGCCAGCACTTACAAG GTATCTTTGTTACTATTTATATCGCTacattcatgtataaatcaaatGATATTCTACGGAAGCAGACAGCGTTAAAG GGGGAGAGAAAGTTATCTGTTCTTGCTGGATATTGTGTACTTTTTATGCTTCAAGTGATTGGGGTTTACTGGTGGTACCAAAACGATGATATTTGCAATCCATTGTTCATGATTCCACCAAAAGCTATTCCGCCGTTTTGGAATGCTGTATTCACCATTATTGTAAATG ATACGATGGTTCGCCAGGCTGCAATGGCTTTTAAGTTGGTATTGCTTATGTACTATAAAAATGGCAGGGGCCATAGTTTTCGTAGGCAG GGTCAAATCTTGACTCTGGTTGAGTACACACTTCTATTATACCGTGCGTTTTTACCTGCCCCTGTTTGGTACCGGTTCTTTTTGAACAAAGAGTACGGGAGCCTGTTTTCATCTTTGACGACAGGGTTGTATTTAACCTTAAAGCTTACATCAGCTGTTGAGAAG ATTGGATCCTTCTATGCTGCATTAAAAGCACTGTCAAAAAAAGAGGTCAATTACGGATCACATGCAACAGCAGAACAG GTGAGCGAGGCAGGAGATGTGTGTGCTATTTGCCAGGAAAAGATGCAGGCTCCTATTTTGTTGCGTTGTAAACATATCTTCTGCGAAGACTGTGTTTCGGAATG GTTTGAAAGAGAGAGAACTTGCCCATTATGTAGAGCTTTGGTGAGACCAGCAGATATACGGTCATTTGGGGACGGGTCAACGAGTTTGTTCTTCCAGTTGTTCTAG